One region of Vicinamibacterales bacterium genomic DNA includes:
- a CDS encoding alpha/beta hydrolase-fold protein, with protein sequence MTITIRARLVAAFAIAAAAGIPLAGQQAPAAGAVPQPAARPAPLKSPETHPDRTVTFRLLAPKATEVTLNGSWDNGTNLPMTKDDQGVWSATIGPLAPQLWGYWFMVDGVKALDPNNGETQRDGSRYDNLLMISGPESEWWDFKDVPHGTVEAVWYPSPTLKADRRRMMVYLPPGYEEGTRKYPVLYLLHGGGGDEDAWLTMGRANIILDNLIAAGKAKPVIVVMPNGNATQSVSQGYGFGPTPARQQVVAPAPPPVQAAQQAPGGGAGRAGAGAAGGGRGGPPQTYEGSYPESLVKDVIPFVEKRYRVLASKDDRAIAGLSMGGAHTLMATNNNPGEFAYIGVFSAGGRTTDEAFQKQLEAVKAGGVKFYWLGAGTTDMAHDGTVALSELVKKEGFNTSYREIPGRHYWFLWRDFLAHYTQIMFQPEGTK encoded by the coding sequence ATGACGATTACCATCCGCGCACGATTGGTCGCAGCGTTCGCGATCGCCGCGGCGGCCGGCATTCCGCTCGCCGGGCAGCAGGCCCCGGCGGCCGGCGCCGTGCCACAACCGGCGGCGCGGCCCGCGCCGCTGAAGTCGCCCGAAACCCATCCGGATCGCACCGTCACTTTCCGGCTGCTGGCGCCGAAAGCCACGGAAGTGACGCTCAACGGCAGTTGGGACAACGGCACGAACCTGCCGATGACCAAGGACGATCAGGGGGTCTGGTCGGCGACGATCGGTCCACTGGCGCCGCAGCTCTGGGGCTACTGGTTCATGGTCGACGGCGTCAAGGCCCTCGACCCGAACAACGGCGAGACGCAGCGTGACGGGTCGCGCTACGACAACCTGCTGATGATCTCCGGACCGGAATCCGAGTGGTGGGATTTCAAGGACGTGCCGCACGGCACCGTCGAAGCGGTGTGGTATCCGTCGCCGACGCTGAAGGCGGATCGCCGGCGGATGATGGTCTACCTCCCGCCCGGGTACGAGGAAGGGACGCGGAAGTACCCGGTCCTGTATCTGCTGCATGGCGGCGGCGGCGACGAGGACGCCTGGCTGACGATGGGGCGGGCGAACATCATCCTGGACAACCTGATCGCGGCCGGCAAGGCGAAGCCGGTGATCGTCGTGATGCCCAACGGCAATGCCACGCAATCGGTCTCGCAGGGCTACGGCTTCGGTCCGACCCCGGCGCGGCAGCAGGTGGTGGCGCCGGCGCCGCCGCCCGTGCAGGCGGCGCAGCAGGCGCCGGGCGGGGGAGCGGGCCGTGCCGGAGCCGGAGCGGCTGGCGGCGGCCGCGGCGGACCGCCGCAGACGTATGAGGGCTCGTACCCGGAAAGCCTCGTCAAAGACGTGATTCCGTTTGTCGAGAAGCGCTATCGTGTCCTTGCCAGCAAGGACGATCGTGCGATCGCCGGTCTGTCGATGGGCGGCGCGCACACGCTGATGGCGACCAACAACAATCCCGGCGAGTTTGCCTACATCGGCGTGTTCAGCGCCGGCGGCCGCACCACCGACGAGGCGTTCCAGAAGCAGCTCGAAGCGGTCAAGGCCGGCGGCGTGAAGTTCTACTGGCTCGGCGCCGGCACCACCGACATGGCGCACGACGGCACCGTGGCGCTGTCGGAACTGGTCAAGAAGGAGGGCTTCAACACCAGCTATCGCGAGATTCCCGGCCGCCACTACTGGTTCCTATGGCGCGACTTCCTCGCCCACTACACCCAGATCATGTTCCAGCCGGAGGGCACGAAGTGA
- a CDS encoding 4-carboxy-4-hydroxy-2-oxoadipate aldolase/oxaloacetate decarboxylase, with protein sequence MTPAIVRTISRADPADIAKLGACGVATVHEAQNKAGLLAPCIRPLFTGARVAGSAVTVLCGAGDNLMLHAALAVVHKGDVLVVAADGESTHGMFGDLLAESCRTLGVAGLVIDAGVRDTTDITALGFPVWSKAISAQGTGKLIAGSVNIPITCAGAMVHPGDVVIADADGVVIVPRDTAPAVVAAANARLAKEELTRARLKAGELGLDIYGLRDVLAARGVVWKD encoded by the coding sequence ATGACGCCGGCCATCGTCCGCACGATTTCGCGCGCCGATCCGGCCGACATCGCTAAGTTGGGCGCCTGCGGCGTCGCCACGGTTCACGAGGCGCAGAACAAGGCCGGTCTCCTCGCGCCCTGCATCCGCCCCCTCTTCACGGGCGCCCGCGTCGCCGGCAGCGCGGTCACGGTTCTGTGCGGGGCGGGTGACAATCTCATGCTGCACGCCGCGCTCGCCGTCGTCCACAAGGGGGACGTGCTCGTCGTCGCGGCCGACGGCGAGTCGACTCACGGAATGTTCGGCGACCTGCTCGCCGAGTCGTGCCGCACGCTCGGAGTGGCCGGTCTCGTCATCGATGCTGGCGTCCGCGACACGACCGACATCACAGCGCTCGGCTTCCCTGTCTGGTCGAAGGCCATCTCCGCCCAGGGCACGGGCAAGCTGATCGCCGGCAGCGTCAACATTCCGATCACCTGCGCCGGCGCGATGGTGCATCCCGGCGACGTCGTGATCGCCGACGCCGACGGTGTCGTGATCGTGCCGCGTGACACGGCGCCAGCCGTCGTCGCCGCGGCGAATGCGCGGCTCGCCAAGGAAGAACTGACCCGCGCGCGGCTGAAGGCCGGCGAGCTCGGGCTCGACATCTACGGCCTGCGCGACGTCCTGGCCGCCCGCGGCGTCGTCTGGAAGGACTGA
- a CDS encoding aldo/keto reductase, protein MQQRKLGASGLDISTVGLGSWAIGGWMWGSQDDAESTAAIHAAVDNGVNWIDTAPIYGGGHSELIVGRAVRALPASRRPFIFTKFGVGSDTAVNRRAASRAEVIAECDASLKRLGVDHVDLFQQHWPSEDPIAETARACEELLEAGKIRAIGVSNYSVAQLEAWTATGVPLHSLQSPYSILRPAVKDTVLPWCNGHDVGVVAYSPLFRGLLFGTWSKDKTFPPGDTRGSHKDYAGPRFARHLDAIREITEIAIAGGLSCPQLCIGVLLGTPGVTGCIVGARNARQGALIANLGVTVTEAQANAVSAIIGRLEQDLARL, encoded by the coding sequence ATGCAGCAACGGAAGTTGGGCGCGTCCGGACTCGATATCTCGACGGTTGGCCTCGGCAGCTGGGCGATCGGCGGCTGGATGTGGGGCAGCCAGGACGACGCCGAGAGTACGGCCGCTATCCACGCCGCGGTGGACAACGGCGTCAACTGGATCGATACCGCGCCGATCTACGGCGGCGGTCACTCGGAACTCATCGTCGGCCGCGCCGTACGAGCCCTCCCTGCGTCGCGCCGGCCATTCATCTTCACGAAGTTTGGCGTCGGGTCCGATACTGCGGTGAACCGTCGGGCCGCCAGCCGCGCCGAAGTCATCGCCGAGTGCGACGCGAGCCTGAAGCGGCTCGGCGTCGATCACGTCGACCTCTTCCAGCAGCACTGGCCCTCCGAGGATCCCATCGCAGAGACGGCGCGGGCGTGCGAGGAGCTGCTCGAGGCCGGCAAGATCCGCGCGATCGGGGTGTCGAACTACTCCGTCGCGCAACTGGAGGCGTGGACTGCGACCGGAGTGCCGCTGCACTCGCTGCAGTCGCCTTACAGCATCCTGCGGCCGGCGGTGAAGGACACCGTCCTGCCGTGGTGCAACGGCCACGACGTCGGCGTCGTTGCCTACTCGCCGCTCTTCCGCGGCCTGCTATTCGGCACGTGGTCGAAGGACAAGACCTTTCCCCCCGGCGACACGCGCGGCTCGCACAAAGACTATGCCGGGCCTCGATTCGCGCGGCATCTCGACGCGATCCGCGAGATCACCGAGATCGCCATCGCGGGAGGGCTGAGCTGTCCGCAGCTCTGCATCGGCGTCCTCCTCGGCACGCCCGGAGTCACCGGTTGCATCGTCGGCGCGCGCAACGCGCGTCAGGGCGCGCTGATCGCCAATCTTGGCGTGACGGTCACCGAGGCGCAGGCGAATGCCGTCTCGGCGATCATCGGCCGCCTCGAGCAGGATCTCGCGCGGCTGTAG
- a CDS encoding TIM barrel protein — MTDLHTAGFRYSRRDFARLALAAFPAAAMAGRVKDVWANQSSGKPDSLWGGVPFGIFAPYRFGPDASDLEGALAALVKFGVSYAEVTAAVVERHVGAPQAAGGRGGAPATPAAANAAPPLAPAPMAIPCEGGVPTGAPAAPGGGGRGQSPEQQAAARAQADALAKWRATVAMDKFVDVRGTFDAAGVHVYAYRITLTSDMADSDYDYAFNAAKALGASQITMEHPHDAGLARRIGQAGEKHGVNIGYHLHTTASMTAWDDVLAASPRNGLQLDIGHYVAGTGQSPVPLIEKLHSRIYSMHLKDRKKLCHDRSENMPWGDGDTPIRDVLQTLKKHRWAIPVGIEFEYLVPPGSTWDAEIAKCVSYGKQALLAGGTAP; from the coding sequence ATGACTGACCTGCATACCGCCGGATTCCGATACTCGCGCCGAGATTTCGCCAGGCTGGCGCTGGCGGCCTTTCCCGCCGCCGCGATGGCCGGCAGGGTCAAGGATGTGTGGGCGAATCAGTCCTCAGGAAAACCAGACTCACTCTGGGGCGGCGTGCCGTTCGGCATATTCGCGCCGTATCGCTTCGGACCGGATGCCTCGGATCTCGAGGGCGCGCTCGCCGCGCTCGTCAAGTTCGGCGTCAGCTATGCCGAAGTGACCGCCGCCGTGGTCGAGCGCCATGTCGGCGCGCCGCAGGCGGCGGGCGGTCGTGGTGGAGCACCCGCGACCCCTGCCGCGGCCAACGCCGCACCGCCGCTCGCGCCGGCGCCGATGGCGATTCCCTGCGAGGGAGGGGTGCCCACCGGCGCGCCCGCGGCGCCCGGAGGGGGCGGACGCGGGCAGAGTCCCGAGCAGCAGGCCGCGGCGCGCGCGCAGGCGGACGCCCTTGCGAAGTGGCGCGCAACCGTCGCGATGGACAAGTTCGTCGACGTTCGCGGGACGTTCGACGCCGCCGGCGTGCACGTCTACGCCTATCGCATCACGCTCACCAGCGACATGGCCGATTCCGACTACGACTATGCCTTCAATGCCGCCAAGGCGCTCGGCGCGTCGCAGATCACGATGGAGCATCCGCACGACGCGGGGCTGGCCCGGCGCATCGGCCAGGCCGGCGAGAAGCATGGCGTCAACATTGGTTATCACCTGCACACCACCGCCTCGATGACGGCGTGGGACGACGTGCTGGCGGCGTCGCCCCGCAATGGCCTGCAGCTCGACATCGGCCACTACGTGGCTGGCACCGGCCAGAGCCCGGTGCCGCTCATCGAAAAACTGCACTCGCGCATCTACAGCATGCACTTGAAGGATCGCAAAAAGCTTTGCCACGATCGATCCGAGAACATGCCGTGGGGCGACGGCGACACACCGATCAGGGACGTGCTGCAGACGTTGAAGAAGCACCGGTGGGCGATCCCCGTCGGCATCGAGTTCGAGTACCTGGTGCCGCCCGGTTCGACATGGGACGCCGAGATCGCCAAATGCGTCAGCTACGGGAAACAGGCGCTCCTGGCTGGAGGGACGGCGCCCTGA
- a CDS encoding DJ-1/PfpI family protein, with product MAEKILVIVGDGGESYETWFAVHRFQEAGYETRVAAPSKKRLNLVMHDFEPGWDTYREMPGYAMESDLTFDQVKVDDYAAVLCIGGRAPEYLRNDERVLQIIRDFDRAEKWLFAICHGLQLLASAGVIRGKTVTCYEHVRKDVETVGATYVRQDAVRDGRVVSAPTWVQHPAFYREVFRCLAAAV from the coding sequence GTGGCAGAGAAAATCCTCGTCATCGTCGGCGACGGCGGAGAGAGCTACGAAACGTGGTTCGCCGTGCATCGCTTTCAAGAAGCCGGATACGAAACGCGGGTCGCCGCGCCGTCGAAGAAACGCCTGAACCTGGTCATGCACGACTTCGAGCCGGGCTGGGACACGTACCGTGAAATGCCTGGCTACGCGATGGAATCCGACCTGACCTTCGATCAGGTGAAGGTCGACGATTATGCCGCAGTCCTCTGCATCGGCGGCCGGGCGCCGGAATACCTGCGCAACGACGAGCGCGTCCTGCAGATCATCCGCGACTTCGACCGCGCGGAGAAGTGGCTCTTCGCGATCTGTCACGGGCTGCAACTGCTCGCCTCGGCGGGCGTCATTCGCGGCAAGACGGTGACCTGCTACGAGCACGTCCGCAAGGACGTCGAGACGGTCGGCGCCACCTACGTGCGGCAGGACGCAGTCCGCGACGGGCGCGTAGTCTCGGCGCCCACCTGGGTGCAGCATCCGGCGTTCTACCGAGAGGTCTTCCGGTGTCTCGCAGCGGCGGTATGA
- a CDS encoding ThuA domain-containing protein → MKSLLTACLALALGAGLAGQQAPANPQAVPSAAPAAPTADAPRPIHVYIRAGLKSHGEGLHDYPQFIADWSKFLTDHGAIVDGGLHFPDAHELADVDVIVMYKGDAGYMTASEKAIVEDYVKRGGGIVLFHDTLCGDDPAYMASIVGGGKKHGEVNFSAGEIKYTIVDKQSPIMKDMADFSIQDEAFFKMTWAADPKIHVLATAVMPDTPGAQGHVGEAVPQIWTYEHTIFGGQPSRAFVWMQGHTYANFSRPDIQKMILRGIAWTARAPIDTLVNGSAPQRGGGRGRRGGGGGGGVER, encoded by the coding sequence GTGAAATCACTGTTGACTGCATGCCTGGCGCTGGCGCTCGGCGCCGGTCTCGCCGGCCAGCAGGCGCCGGCGAATCCCCAGGCGGTGCCGTCGGCCGCGCCCGCGGCGCCGACCGCCGATGCCCCGCGTCCGATCCACGTCTACATCCGCGCCGGCCTCAAGTCGCACGGTGAAGGTCTGCACGACTACCCGCAGTTCATCGCCGACTGGAGCAAGTTCCTCACCGATCACGGTGCGATTGTCGACGGCGGCCTGCATTTTCCCGACGCTCACGAACTGGCTGACGTCGACGTGATCGTGATGTACAAGGGGGACGCCGGCTACATGACGGCGAGCGAGAAGGCCATCGTCGAGGACTACGTCAAGCGGGGCGGCGGCATCGTCCTTTTCCACGACACGCTCTGCGGCGACGACCCGGCCTACATGGCGTCGATCGTCGGCGGCGGCAAAAAGCATGGCGAGGTCAATTTCTCGGCCGGCGAGATCAAGTACACCATCGTCGACAAACAGTCGCCGATCATGAAGGACATGGCCGACTTCTCGATCCAGGACGAGGCGTTCTTCAAGATGACCTGGGCGGCCGATCCGAAGATCCACGTGCTGGCGACTGCTGTGATGCCGGACACGCCAGGTGCGCAGGGCCACGTCGGCGAGGCGGTGCCGCAGATCTGGACGTATGAGCACACGATCTTCGGCGGCCAGCCGTCGCGCGCGTTCGTCTGGATGCAGGGACACACTTACGCGAACTTTTCGCGTCCCGACATTCAGAAGATGATCCTGCGCGGCATCGCGTGGACCGCGCGGGCGCCGATCGACACGCTCGTCAACGGGAGCGCGCCGCAGCGAGGCGGCGGGCGGGGGCGGCGTGGCGGCGGCGGTGGCGGCGGAGTTGAGCGTTAG
- a CDS encoding PIG-L deacetylase family protein: protein MADTVLVFSAHAADFVWRAGGAIALYASRGWRVRILCLSFGERGESQGAWREPGMTVERVKDLRRAESQRAAGLLGADVRFFDAGDYPLRATDALIEQLVLEYRTCRPALVLTHSAADPYNPDHPMAHQLSLNARVFAQAEGYPLEGPALGAPPVFMFEPHQPEQCGFRPDVLLDVTAVWDTKRAAMESMAAQQHLVDYYSDLSRRRGTQAVRNSGRKGIVHAEAFQRLFPQVTGDLA, encoded by the coding sequence ATGGCCGACACTGTTCTCGTGTTCAGCGCCCACGCCGCCGACTTCGTCTGGCGCGCCGGCGGCGCCATCGCGCTCTACGCCTCGCGCGGATGGCGGGTGCGCATCCTCTGCCTCTCCTTCGGCGAGCGCGGCGAGAGCCAGGGGGCCTGGCGAGAGCCCGGCATGACGGTCGAGCGCGTCAAGGATCTCCGGCGCGCCGAATCGCAGCGGGCCGCCGGGCTGCTCGGCGCCGACGTCCGCTTCTTCGATGCCGGCGACTATCCGCTTCGTGCCACCGACGCGCTCATCGAGCAGCTGGTGCTGGAATACCGCACCTGCCGCCCGGCTCTGGTGCTCACCCACTCGGCTGCCGATCCCTACAACCCGGACCACCCGATGGCGCATCAGCTGTCGCTCAACGCCCGTGTCTTTGCGCAGGCCGAAGGTTATCCGCTGGAGGGACCCGCGCTCGGCGCCCCGCCGGTCTTCATGTTCGAGCCGCACCAGCCCGAGCAGTGCGGCTTCCGCCCCGACGTCCTTCTCGACGTGACAGCGGTATGGGACACCAAGCGGGCGGCGATGGAGTCGATGGCCGCGCAGCAGCACCTCGTCGACTACTACTCGGATCTCAGCCGACGCCGCGGCACGCAGGCCGTCCGCAATTCCGGCCGGAAGGGAATCGTCCACGCCGAGGCGTTTCAGCGCTTGTTCCCGCAGGTCACGGGTGATCTCGCATGA
- a CDS encoding TetR family transcriptional regulator, with translation MKSATARRRARVIAPADPSADTREKLLRAAERLFAQHGYTNVSVRAIAAAAGVNWSLVGYYFRGKEGLLSEVYRRHCSTLNSERLRLLGLAARGRGRLEQIIEAFVRPALAEIQTGGRAAGFSRLRAILAAEDSALLTQLVAENFDVSSRTFVAALRRCLPGVPADEVLWRFHFMLGTIYYSVSSPQRIKTFSKGRCDPGNLEDTLQHLVPFLAAAFRAKGVTIRRR, from the coding sequence GTGAAGAGCGCCACCGCACGCCGTCGCGCCCGCGTGATCGCGCCGGCCGATCCCTCGGCTGACACGCGAGAGAAGCTGCTGCGCGCCGCGGAACGGCTGTTTGCGCAGCACGGCTATACGAACGTGTCGGTCCGCGCGATCGCCGCCGCGGCCGGCGTGAACTGGTCGCTCGTCGGCTATTACTTCCGAGGCAAGGAGGGACTGCTCTCCGAGGTCTACCGCCGGCATTGCAGCACCTTGAACTCCGAGCGGCTGCGGTTGCTCGGATTGGCGGCGCGCGGCCGAGGGCGGTTGGAGCAGATCATCGAGGCGTTCGTGCGACCGGCGCTGGCGGAGATTCAGACCGGCGGCCGCGCCGCCGGGTTCAGTCGACTACGCGCGATTCTCGCCGCCGAGGATTCAGCGCTGCTGACGCAACTCGTCGCCGAGAACTTCGACGTTTCGAGCCGTACGTTCGTCGCCGCGCTGCGCCGGTGCCTGCCGGGCGTACCGGCCGACGAAGTCCTGTGGCGCTTTCACTTCATGCTGGGGACGATCTACTACTCGGTCTCGAGCCCGCAGCGTATCAAGACGTTCTCGAAGGGGCGGTGCGATCCCGGCAACCTGGAAGACACTCTGCAGCATCTGGTGCCGTTTCTCGCTGCGGCATTCCGGGCCAAGGGAGTAACGATCAGGAGGCGGTGA
- a CDS encoding MmgE/PrpD family protein, producing MADFDRRGFVGTGALGLLGLLHRPDAAAGGEPAQAGSPPNTDVTTRLAAYVVQARPEDVPSAIRSEACRTLLNWAGCAVGGSTHETVDIAVRTLDPFSGPRLATLLGRRERMDVLQASLINGISSHVLDFDDTHLKTVIHPAGPVAPALLALAESQPVSGRDFLHALVLGVEVECRIGNAVYPAHYDRGWHITGTVGAFGAAAAAGRLLRLSEQQMRWALGLAATQPVGLREMFGTMTKSFHPGRAAQNGLTAALLARQNFTSSNTPIEGPTGWAHVLSTTCDYGQITDGLGEHYEIRLNTYKPFACGIVLHPSIDACLQLRLEYRLTPEQIAHVDLAVHPLVLELTGKHAPQTGLEGKFSVYFAAAVALASGAAGVKQFTDAWVREPSVVALQDRIVATVDPAVGEAQARAVITLRDGRRLERFIEHAVGSVEQPLSDAALDAKVIDLCEGVLPDGQARRLIEMCRGIERLPDVRAIAAAAAGS from the coding sequence ATGGCCGACTTCGATCGCCGCGGCTTCGTCGGCACCGGCGCCCTTGGGCTGCTCGGCCTGCTGCATCGCCCGGACGCGGCAGCTGGCGGCGAACCAGCCCAGGCCGGATCGCCGCCAAACACCGACGTCACCACGCGGCTCGCCGCCTACGTCGTGCAGGCGCGGCCTGAGGACGTGCCGTCAGCCATCCGTTCCGAGGCCTGCCGCACGCTGCTCAACTGGGCCGGTTGTGCGGTCGGCGGATCGACCCACGAGACTGTCGACATCGCCGTCCGCACGCTCGATCCCTTTTCAGGGCCGAGGCTGGCGACGCTGCTCGGCCGCCGCGAGCGGATGGACGTCCTGCAGGCATCGCTCATCAACGGCATCAGCTCGCACGTACTCGATTTCGACGACACGCACCTGAAGACGGTCATCCATCCGGCGGGCCCGGTGGCGCCGGCGCTGCTCGCGCTGGCCGAAAGTCAGCCGGTGTCAGGCCGCGACTTCCTGCACGCGCTGGTGCTCGGCGTCGAGGTCGAGTGCCGCATCGGCAACGCCGTCTACCCCGCCCACTACGATCGCGGCTGGCACATCACCGGCACGGTTGGCGCCTTCGGCGCCGCCGCCGCGGCCGGACGCCTGCTGCGCCTTTCCGAGCAGCAGATGCGCTGGGCGCTGGGGCTCGCCGCGACCCAGCCGGTCGGCCTGCGCGAAATGTTCGGCACGATGACCAAGAGCTTCCATCCTGGGCGCGCGGCCCAGAACGGGCTGACGGCCGCCCTCCTGGCGCGGCAGAACTTCACGAGCAGCAATACGCCGATCGAAGGGCCGACTGGCTGGGCGCACGTTCTGAGCACGACGTGCGACTACGGACAGATCACCGATGGCCTCGGCGAGCACTACGAGATCCGGCTCAACACCTACAAGCCGTTTGCCTGCGGCATCGTCCTGCACCCATCCATCGACGCGTGCCTGCAGCTCCGCCTGGAATATCGACTCACGCCCGAGCAGATCGCACACGTGGATTTGGCGGTGCACCCACTCGTGCTCGAGCTGACTGGCAAGCACGCCCCCCAGACCGGGCTCGAGGGCAAGTTCAGCGTGTATTTCGCGGCGGCCGTCGCGCTGGCGAGCGGGGCGGCAGGCGTAAAACAGTTCACCGACGCGTGGGTCCGTGAGCCGTCCGTCGTCGCGCTTCAGGATCGCATCGTCGCCACGGTCGATCCGGCCGTCGGCGAAGCGCAAGCGCGCGCGGTGATCACGCTTCGGGACGGGCGGCGGCTCGAGCGGTTCATCGAGCACGCGGTCGGCAGCGTCGAACAGCCCCTGTCCGACGCCGCGCTCGACGCTAAAGTGATCGATTTGTGCGAAGGCGTGCTGCCGGATGGGCAGGCACGGCGCCTGATCGAGATGTGTCGCGGCATCGAGCGCTTACCAGATGTGCGAGCGATCGCGGCTGCGGCCGCAGGGTCATGA
- a CDS encoding DUF3500 domain-containing protein gives MIHHSRQAFVLGVALLAAPALAVMPQRSSANPAAAGTARIVAEAQAVLSSLDAAERAKVQFRWDDTEQRRRWSNFPSPMFERQGLRLGDTTDAQRAAIMKLLQAALSANGYRKVTEIMRGDEVLKSTDGGRGPRGGGPPQGGPPPGGGPPPGGPGRGRGPGGGLTFGQDQYWLAFLGTPSTTTPWMLQFGGHHLAINLTIGGADASMTPSLPAAQPASYTFEGREVRPLGQENDKAFALINALDDAQRKQAILTYRVADLVLGPTQDGKTIQPEGIKAAALTPKQQDMLLDLVKEWAGIVTDAYGEPRMAELRANLLQTYFTWSGPTTNGSAAYFRIQGPTLVIEYAPQGSVDHIHTIYRDPTNDYGARFAK, from the coding sequence ATGATCCACCACAGTCGACAGGCATTCGTACTCGGCGTGGCGCTGCTCGCGGCGCCGGCATTGGCGGTCATGCCGCAGCGGAGTTCCGCCAACCCAGCGGCCGCGGGCACCGCTCGCATCGTGGCCGAGGCGCAGGCTGTGCTGTCGTCGCTCGACGCTGCCGAACGGGCCAAGGTGCAGTTCCGGTGGGACGACACAGAACAGCGCCGGCGCTGGTCGAACTTCCCGAGCCCGATGTTCGAACGGCAGGGGCTGCGGCTCGGCGACACGACTGACGCGCAGCGGGCCGCGATCATGAAGCTGCTGCAGGCGGCATTGAGCGCGAACGGCTACCGCAAGGTCACCGAGATCATGCGCGGCGACGAGGTGCTCAAGAGCACGGACGGTGGCCGCGGACCGCGCGGCGGCGGGCCTCCCCAAGGCGGTCCGCCTCCGGGCGGTGGTCCGCCTCCGGGAGGACCGGGACGTGGCCGCGGCCCGGGCGGCGGCCTGACTTTCGGTCAGGACCAGTACTGGCTCGCCTTCCTTGGGACGCCGTCGACGACGACTCCGTGGATGCTGCAGTTCGGCGGGCATCATCTGGCGATCAATCTGACGATTGGCGGCGCCGACGCGAGCATGACCCCGAGCCTGCCCGCGGCGCAGCCGGCCAGCTACACCTTCGAAGGCAGGGAAGTCCGGCCGCTCGGCCAGGAGAACGACAAGGCGTTCGCGCTGATCAACGCGCTCGACGACGCCCAGCGCAAGCAGGCGATCCTGACTTACCGCGTCGCCGACCTCGTGCTCGGGCCGACCCAGGACGGCAAGACGATCCAGCCGGAGGGGATCAAGGCGGCCGCGCTCACGCCGAAGCAGCAGGACATGCTGCTCGACCTGGTGAAGGAATGGGCCGGCATTGTCACCGACGCCTACGGCGAGCCGCGGATGGCGGAGCTGCGCGCCAATCTTCTCCAGACGTACTTTACGTGGAGCGGTCCGACGACGAACGGATCGGCGGCCTATTTCCGGATCCAGGGGCCGACGCTGGTCATCGAGTACGCGCCGCAGGGCAGCGTCGATCACATTCACACGATCTACCGCGATCCGACCAACGACTATGGTGCCAGGTTCGCGAAATAG
- a CDS encoding catechol 2,3-dioxygenase encodes MSPFPVFGDVAHLGHVELFTPTPDASLAFFTAIVGLHETARLGDSVYLRAWGDYERHTLKLTAQATSGLGHLGLRVRDGATLQRFVGRLDAAGCAGRWVEDALHGPAYRCETPDGHAVELYFETQRFVATPDVATEFKNQPQRYVPHGIAPRRLDHLNLLASDVAPTRRFFQELLGMRLTEQIVFDDGVEMGAWTAATNKSYDLAITKDRSGARARLHHLTYMMDSREDVLRAADVLRDAGVPIETGPHKHTIGQTFFLYCYEPGGNRFEIGAGGYLILAPDWQPVVWTQAERAKGQAWGLQTVSTFHTHGTPPVPDPSSH; translated from the coding sequence ATGAGCCCATTCCCGGTATTCGGCGACGTCGCCCACCTCGGCCACGTCGAGCTGTTCACGCCGACCCCCGACGCGAGCCTCGCGTTCTTCACGGCTATCGTCGGGTTGCACGAGACGGCCCGGCTCGGCGACTCGGTCTACCTCCGCGCATGGGGCGACTACGAGCGGCACACGCTCAAGCTGACCGCGCAGGCCACGTCGGGGTTGGGTCATCTCGGGCTGCGCGTGCGCGACGGCGCGACATTGCAGCGGTTCGTCGGACGTCTGGACGCGGCCGGGTGCGCCGGCCGGTGGGTCGAAGACGCGCTGCACGGACCAGCCTACCGGTGCGAGACCCCGGATGGACACGCCGTCGAGCTCTACTTCGAGACGCAGCGCTTCGTCGCGACGCCCGACGTGGCGACCGAGTTCAAGAACCAGCCGCAGCGCTACGTGCCCCACGGCATCGCGCCGCGGCGGCTCGATCATCTCAACCTGCTCGCCAGCGACGTCGCACCGACGCGCCGCTTCTTCCAGGAGCTGCTCGGCATGCGCCTCACCGAGCAGATCGTCTTCGACGACGGCGTCGAGATGGGCGCCTGGACGGCGGCGACCAACAAGTCCTACGACCTCGCGATCACGAAAGATCGCAGCGGCGCCCGCGCGCGGCTGCATCACCTGACCTACATGATGGACAGCCGCGAAGACGTGCTGCGGGCGGCCGACGTGCTGCGCGACGCGGGCGTGCCGATCGAAACCGGACCGCACAAGCACACCATCGGCCAGACCTTCTTCCTGTACTGCTACGAACCCGGAGGAAACCGCTTCGAGATCGGTGCCGGCGGCTATCTGATTCTCGCTCCCGACTGGCAGCCGGTCGTCTGGACGCAGGCGGAGCGGGCGAAGGGGCAGGCGTGGGGCCTGCAGACGGTCAGCACGTTTCACACCCACGGCACGCCTCCGGTGCCCGACCCGTCGTCACACTGA